One genomic window of Etheostoma spectabile isolate EspeVRDwgs_2016 chromosome 5, UIUC_Espe_1.0, whole genome shotgun sequence includes the following:
- the c5h9orf78 gene encoding splicing factor C9orf78 homolog, whose product MPCGKNFRRRRDSSDVEEDETTNEVRSKLSEAKELQSLRKRQTGVSVTALLVGEKQPHDAEADNDPFKLKTGGVVDMKKIKDRDMSRMEEETDLNLGTSFSAETNRRDEDADMMKYIETELKKKKGLVEAEEQKVKVKNAEDHLYELPESIRVNSAKKTEEMLSNQMLSGIPEVDLGIDAKIKNIIQTEDAKARLLAEQRNKKKDNGTSFVPTNIAVNYVQHNRFYHEDVNAPQRHQRHREEPKARPLRVGDTEKPGPEVSEPTNYRKRPNNEKATDDYHYEKFKKMNRRY is encoded by the exons ATGCCTTGTGGCAAAAACTTTAGGCGGAGAAGGGACTCGTCGGACGTGGAGGAGGACGAGACAACCAATGAAGTTAG ATCCAAGCTATCAGAGGCCAAAGAGCTTCAGAGTTTGCGGAAACGACAGACCGGAGTCAG TGTGACCGCCCTGTTGGTCGGGGAGAAACAGCCACACGACGCTGAAGCTGAT AATGACCCGTTCAAACTGAAGACTGGAGGAGTTGTAGACATGAAGAAAATCAAGGACAGGGACAT GAGCAGGATGGAAGAGGAGACAGACCTGAACCTGGGCACCTCTTTTTCCGCTGAAACTAACCGAAGAGACGAAGATGCGGACAT GATGAAATATATTGAGACCgagctgaaaaagaagaaggggtTGGTGGAGGCGGAGGAACAGAAAGTGAAGGTGAAGAACGCAGAGGACCACCTGTACGAGCTGCCTGAGAGCATCCGAGTCAACTCTGCCAAGAAGACGGAGGAGATGTTGTCCAATCAGATGCTCAGTGGGATCCCAGAAGTCGATCTTGGCATTGA TGCAAAGATAAAGAACATTATCCAGACAGAGGACGCAAAAGCCCGACTGCTGGCAGAACAAAGgaacaagaaaaaagacaacGGCACATCTTTCGTGCCCACAAACATCGCCGTCAACTACGTTCAACACAACCGCT TCTATCATGAGGATGTGAACGCACCACAGAGGCACCAGAGGCACAGAGAAGAGCCCAAAGCGAGGCCCCTGCGTGTGGGAGACACCGAGAAACCAGGTCCAGAGG TTTCAGAACCAACCAACTACCGCAAACGTCCCAACAATGAAAAGGCCACCGACGACTACCATTATGAGAAGTTTAAGAAGATGAATCGACGTTACTAA
- the nfu1 gene encoding NFU1 iron-sulfur cluster scaffold homolog, mitochondrial, which produces MATYMQVGRLLGISARLSRPLAVSGYQSARFHWPSHNTAAPNGWPQNPHWLIPGRTMFVQTQDTPNPNSLKFLPGCTVLESGTMNFASPRDAHCSPLARQLFRIEGVKSVFLGPDFITITRPDDNMEWRVIKPDVFATIMDFFTSGLPVVNEDSTPSVDTAPSDDDDEVVAMIKELLDTRIRPTVQEDGGDVVYRGFVDGVVKLKLQGSCTSCPSSIVTLKSGIQNMLQFYVPEVESVEQVKDEDEEEAAQV; this is translated from the exons ATGGCGACTTACATGCAGGTCGGCAGGTTGCTGGGTATTTCAGCAAGGCTTTCGCGTCC TCTCGCAGTCAGTGGATATCAGAGCGCCCGATTTCACTGGCCTTCACATAACACAGCGGCCCCAAACGGATGGCCGCAAAACCCCCATTGGCTAATTCCTG gcaggaCCATGTTTGTGCAGACGCAGGACACCCCCAATCCAAACAGCCTAAAGTTTCTGCCTGGTTGTACAGTTCTTGAATCAGGGACTATGAATTTTGCCAGCCCTCGTGACGCGCACTGCTCACCCTTAGCCAG ACAGCTGTTTAGGATTGAGGGAGTCAAAAGTGTCTTCCTGGGCCCCGACTTCATCACCATAACCAGG CCTGATGACAATATGGAATGGAGAGTCATCAAGCCCGATGTTTTTGCTACCATTATGGACTTTTTCACTTCTGGGCTTCCTGTGGTCAATGAGGACAGCACACCTAGTGTAGATACAG CCCCATCGGATGATGACGATGAAGTAGTCGCTATGATCAAAGAACTGCTGGATACTCGAATAAG GCCAACAGTGCAGGAGGACGGAGGTGACGTGGTGTATCGGGGCTTTGTTGACGGCGTCGTTAAACTCAAGCTGCAGGGCTCCTGCACCAGTTGTCCCAGTTCCATTGTTACTTTGAAGAGTGGAATccaaaacatgctgcagttttaCGTCCCTGAAGTTGAATCAGTGGAGCAG GTGAAGgacgaggatgaggaggaggccGCTCAAGTGTAA